The genomic window CTGCCACAAAAGAAAGAGCTATACCTGTGTTTCCACTTGTTGATTCCACTATCACACTGTCTTTACTGATAATCCCTTTATCTTCGGCATCCTTTATCATCGCATAACCAATCCTATCTTTTACACTTCCTAATGGATTAAAATATTCTAATTTGGCGATCACCCTAGCTGATATTTCACTGGCCTTGTTATAATTTGAAAGTTCCAGTAAGGGAGTATTCCCTATTAGGTCTACTAAACTCTTAGCTATCATGGTTTATCACTCCTTCATATTTTTTTCTAATTTATAAAAGTAATTTTGCCTATATCTTTAACTTTCACCATTGGACCGCTGGGCATCTTTGTAAATACATCTTTGAAATTTTCTTCTATGGCGTCTGGTACTTATTTTATCTATTCTATAGGTTTTTCCTTAAAATATTTTCTCTATATCCCATCGCTTTTTTTCCCAGAGGGAATCTTTCTTTTGATCTATTTCTATCAGAGTATCATCATTCGAGATTAATTAAGTTTAAAAAAATACGACTTTCAAATTACTGTTAATACGTGTGTATTTCGTAATATTTTAATATTAACATAGTTTATTCGACTAATCAAGAAAATTTCAGTTTTTTTTAAATACAATCTGAATCCCTAAGCAATAAAAATCCAGAGAAGATATCTCTGGATTTTTATATTTTATATGGTAAATATGTTACTGGTTTAATAAGAAGCTCATTATCAAGCATCTCTTCATCATTATTTATTTCCAGGTTAATAAGACTATTAAACCTGCTGTAAAAATTCTCTAGATATTTGTAGTTCATGAACAGTTTTTCAAAAGGATTTTCCTTTCTTATCTCCACAACACTATATTCTGAAATTTGTAGGTCTTTGGCCATAAGCCTTATAGTGTCCTGAAGACCGCCTATACCGTCTACAAGCCCTTTTTCTAAAGCCTCTTCCCCTAGCCAAACTCTTCCTCCTGCTATGGATTCGAGCTGATTCATCGGGATATTTCTTCCTGAACTTACTCTCTCTTTAAACTCAGAGTATATTTTAAAGCTCGATTCGTATATTCTATCCTTTTCCTCTTTAGTCATTCCGTCAGTTATAGAATATATTCCAGACAGCCTCCCCTTCTGTACGGACTCCATTTTTATTCCCAATTTTCCTGCTAGCTCACTGACATCAGGTACCAGGCTCACTACTCCTATAGACCCGGTGACGGTATCCCTCTCTGCGAAAACTCTGTCTCCAGATGCAGATATATAGTATCCTCCAGATGCAGAAGTTCCACCCATAGACACATAGACAGGCTTCTCTATACTTCTTATCTTGGCATTTATGACTTCAGATGCCAGGGCAGAACCTCCTGGAGAATCTATCCTCAGGACTATTCCAGCCACCTCTTTATCTCTCGTTGCAATATCTAGCTCCGAAATCATTGTATCTGGTGTTATTGCCTGCTGTGCGCTTCTTCCACTATTTGTATACAGTATCTCTCCGTCCCCGTAAATAAGTGCGATTTTTTTACCTGAACCCTGATGACCAACCACACTTCTAGAATATTTTCCGAGAGTAGTTGTGTTCACTATATTTCTTTCTTTCAAGAATTCATGGTAGTACATAAGTGTGTCCACCAGTTTCTCTTGCTTCATTTTAAAGGCATCTGCCAAAACAAAGTCTCCGTTTAGTATTTTTTTACTCAAGTCCCTCTCATCTATATTTCTAGCTACCGACACATCCTGAACAAAATTATAATATATTCTGTCTAGAAGCCTTGTGATATTCTCCCTAAATTCCTGAGACATCCCTTCTCTCACGTAGTTTTCTCCATAGGATTTATACTCTCCCACGTGTATAACATCATACTTTATTCCTATCTTTTCACTGAGCCTTTTCATATAAGGAAGCTCCATAAAATATCCTGAAATATTAGATCCTGCTCCTCTGCTAGGAGGCATTATTATCTCATCTGCATTGACTGCAAGTGAATAGTTTCTATTTTCAAAACCTCTTGAAAAGGCATATACCTTTTTCCCAGCTTCTCTGTATTCCTTAATTTTTCTCCCCAATTCATCAACCTGAGCCCTGTTCAAAGCCACACTATCAACTTTCAGGATAAGGCCATCTATTCGCTGGTCATTTTTTCCCTTGTCTAAGTAGTTTAGCATATTGTAGAAGTTAACTCTTTCGCCCTCAATTGTAAATATAGAGAAGCTTCCCCTTTCACCTATTGGTTTTGAGAGCTCAAGTTCGATATATGTATTCTTTTTTATCGGAGCCTTTTCCACCGAGGTTTTCGGAACAAAAACTGCCAAGAGAATTATTATTATTACCATCACCATCACAATCTTTATAAGGAAAGATGCTATCTCTTTCAATATAAAGAGAAGGGCATTTTTAAACCATTTCAAAATAATCATACTCTACCTCCCATAAATATTAGTCCTCTTCTTTACTATACTTTATTCCTATATTGATTGCAATTGAATTATATCCTCACACATAAAAATTTTATGTTCATAAATATCTTTTTCTACAAAACACTAAAAATTCCTGTAAATTTAGACACTATATTTGCTGTTTCTATTTTAAAACTTAAATTATATAAAAGATGCCCTACTACACTTTCCTAAGTGTTGGTTTTCCAATTCTTTAATATTTTACTCTCGCTAAGGACAATACTGGATAGGCTAACTTAACAAAATTAAAAGAACTCTAAATTTAGAGTTCTTTCTTAAAGTTGATATAAGTCAGGGTAATAAATAATTCACTCCCATAAAAATAACCCAGTTTCAGATTTATCTGGAGCTTTCTCTGGATTTTTTTATTAGATCTTTAATTTTTTTTTCAGATTCCCCATCTCTTTTTCCAAAATATCTAAAAGCGCATTCATATCTTTAGACACAGCCTCTATAGTCTCAGTCTTGGTTAGGTCGACACCTGCCTTTTTAAGCTGATTCATAGGATGGTCACTTCCCCCAGATTTAAGAAGTTCTAGATATCTCTTCAGAGCCTTGTCCCTCTCAGCTTTGCTGTATTTTTCATTTGTTATTCTATCATGGAGCACTGCAGAAGATGCGAAGCAGGTAGCATACTGGTAAACGTAATAAGGCGAGTTGTAAAAGTGAGGAATTCTCACCCATATTATCTTTTGAAGTTCATCTATAGCCACTGTATCACCGAAATAATCTTTGAATAACTGATCCATTATTCCACTTAAAATATCTGGAGTTATGGCCCCTCCGCTTTCAACTATTTTATGTACCTGATACTCATAGTCTGCAAAGAGGGTTTGTATAAAGTAGGTTCCAACTACATTACCTAGAGATTGCTCTATGAGGGCTATCCTTTCTAATGGATCCTTGGTGTTTTTTAACATATTATCAAGAAGCAGTCTTTCATTAAATGTAGATGCTACCTCGGCCACAAAAATTGTATATCCATGGGTGGAGTAAGGTTGATTTTCACTAGAAAGCATGGTATGCATAGTATGTCCCAACTCATGCCCTAGGGTAAAGACAGCGTCTAAGGTTCCATTATAGTTTAAAAGCATATAGGGGTGTACTCCGTAGATCCCTATAGAATAAGCTCCGCTCCTTTTATTGGGAGTCTCATAGACATCAAGCCATCCTTGACTGACAGCTTTTTTCATTCCCTTTACATACTCTTCTCCCAAAGGTTCCACAGACTGAAGAACCAATTCCTTCGCTTCATCATATTCAAACTCCCCGCTATAATCTACTAGGGTTATCTGATTGTCATAATAATGGTACTGATCTATCCCCAATAGTTTTTTTCTGAGGTTCACATATCTCTGAAGAGGCTGTGTATTTTCCCTGGTAACTTTTATAAGATTTTCATATACTTCCACAGGAATATTATTACCTTCTAGAGCCTTTGACAGAGTTGAATCATAGCCCCTTGCTTGGACAGTTGCATAACTTTTTTGAAGGATAGACCTGTATATTGCCGCATAAGTATTTTGATTGTTTTCATAAGCTGTATAAAGTGCTTCGAAGGCTTTTTTTCTGTCTTCCTGATTTTTATTGGTAGAGAGTATCTTAGAATAAACTGCATTTGTAACCTTTGTTTTTTCTCCTGTAGAAAGTTCGATCTCGTTCCATTTTATATCAGAAGTCGTAAGTTCCTTGTAAATGTCTCCAGGTGCCCCCATAAACTGTCCGTAATAGGAAAGAAGTTTTTCTTTTTCTGCATCTAGAACGTGTCCCTGAAGCCTATAAAGTTCCATAATATGAAATCTGTGCTCTTCAAGCTCTTTGTTTTCGTCTATCCACTTTATCATTTTTTCCTTTGGAATTTCTAGAATTTCTGGATTTATCCACGCTACAGTTGCACTGTATTGTGTATAAATAGCCATTATCTCTTGCAACCTTTTTGAAGCTAATTCATCTGTAGAATCTAGATCTCTCATGAGATATGGATAAAGATATATTTTATCTGTTATTTTTGACAGTTCATTCTCCATTGCCACAAGTTCAGCAAAAATTTTGGGGTCATTTTTTATTTTACCCCTATACTTTGGGATCTCCTCCATAATTTTTTTTGCCTTTATCAAATCAGCTTCCCATTCACCCCAGTTTTCATATATATCATTAAGATTCCATTTGTATTTTTGATCTATCTCTTCCCTTTTAACTATCTTATCTCCCTTAGACAACTCTACCACTCCTTCTTTTTCTGTCTTCGTTGTTTTTTTGCTTCTACTTTCTTTTGACGTTTTTCCTATATTTTTTCCACTTATATAAGCATGCCCTGCTATTCCTAGGACTGCTATAAATGCAAGTATAAGGAGTCTTTTTCTCATCTACGATCACCCCTTGAATATTTTATTTCTATTCTCTATTCCTATAATTTTACATATTTCCTTTGGATCTTGGTCTATTCTTTCACTCTTTTTAACATTGTAAGCCTTCTTAAACTGTCCCTGTGAAAAATGATAATAAAAATATATATTATCGAGCTTACCATCTTTTTCTATATTTTCTCGAAAAACTTTAAAAATTTTATTTAAATTTGAAATCCCTAGTATCCACATATCGCAGTTAAATATTTCCTGAAAACTGCATGCCAGCTCTGCCATAAACTTTTGGTTATCTTCTAGTATATCCTTGTAGTTGCTAAACTTAGCAAGCTCTGAAGTTATCTTCGTGTGGATAAAACTTTTATTTAAGACAATCACTTCCTTGTCAAACTCATCTACGAATCCATTTTCTTCCATAAAGTTTTTTCCTGTTTTCCCAGATATACCAACGGCATATTTATTCTGCATGCTTTCGTTAAATCCCGGGTTATCCGTAACCCACACATATTTTATACTATCACTCTTCTCCAAATAGTCAAGTTTTTCATTGTAAACAAAGGCTTTCATATTCCTCTCTTGGTCCTCATATTTTTTCAAGAGCTCTTCTGCAAACACGGGATAGTTTTTTCTATACTCATCTACTTTTGACCTGAATCTTCCCCTTATTTTTACAAACTCTTTGTACTGCTGAGATGTCATAGACTCCTCCTCACATTCTGTATGACTATATATTACTACAGTATATCTCGCTTTTAAAGTTCTTTTTATATTTAATGGTTTCTTTCATCTAAATTCATTTTTTAAAAAATAAAAACATCTGCATTTAAAAAACGCAGATGTTTTTATTTAAGCATGAAAAATCTAAATAAACTACCCTTACCTTCTTTAGATTCCACTTCTATCTTTCCGCCGCATATCCCTACAAGTTCTTCAACTATGGGAAGTCCCAATCCAGTTCCTGCCACATTGCTGGTTCTAGCCTTATCCACACGATAAAATCTCTCAAAAATACTATCTATCTCCTCTTTGGGTATTCCTAGTCCATTATCCTCTATAACTATCTTATATCTGTCATAGACCTCTTTTATCTCAATCTTTATGACAGGCTTTTTATCGTTATAAATTATAGCATTTTCTATGAGATTTTTAAGTATAGTAGTCAGCTTATCAAAATCCACCCTCATGTAATTGTTGGCATCCAAAAGATTTATTGAATATATTATTTCAGCATTTTTTGATTTTATGTACTGAGATAACATTTTCTCTATCTCTTCCTGTATTTTTTCAAAGGACACAGGAGCTAGATTCAGAACCTTAGAATTTTCTATTTTTGATATATTCAAAAAATTCATGGTTATGTTTTCCAGTTTATCCACATTATTTTTCACAACTTTCAAAAAACTCCCCCTCATCGTCTCCGGGGCATCTTCTAAGGCTATAAGATACCCTTTAATGTTGGTCAGTGGAGTCTTCAACTCGTGACTTATATTGCTTATAAAGTTTCTCTGTACCTCCATCATCTCACGATTTCTAGTTACATCTTTTATAGTTATAATAAACTGATTTCTAAATTCCAGATACTTAACACCTATCACAAGATATTTCTTCAGTTTAGATATATAGACATCCTCTTTCACATCTTTTTTTTCAACCGTGGCTTTTTTTACTACATTTATGATCTCAATATATTTCATTCCCTGATAGTAGTAACCCCCCTGAGAAAAACTATAGAGATAATTCAGTGATTCATTTTTTAAAATTACTTTCATATTCTCGTCTAGAAGAACAATTGACATATCTACTGAGGAGATCACTTGTCTGAGTATCTGTTTCTCCAAATTAAGCCTCTCTAGATTCTTTATGTTCTTACTCTGCCACGACTGAACAACCTTCCAAAATTCAACTAACCAAACATCACCCTTAGAATATATCTCTGTAACTTCACTTCCAGCCTCTAGTGCCTCTCTTATTTCATCCACTTTGTTAAACAAATGCCTTTTGAGATAATTTTTATAGCTGAAATGAATAAACATATTTAAAATAATAAAAAATATTATCTGTTCTATAAGAATGTTTCTGATATTTTTATAATCTGAATTATATCCTCTAGCCACCCTTATTATATAATCTTCTCCATACTCATCAGTGTATGGAATAGCATAATATGCAAGAAACTCACCTAGGGTTCTACTCTTTCTCACATTGAATCCTTGTCCGTCTCTAATAGCATCTATAACTTCGGGCCTTGTACTGTGATTTTCCATGGTTGATTCCTCATCATACTTTTCCGAATCATAGATCACTATCCCTTTTGAGTCTATAAGAGTAAACCTTTTTTCAATACTTCCGAATATATCCTGAAAATCCTCTCGTGAATTATTACCTGCAATATTTTTTATAAGCAGTGCATCTTCCCTCAGAGTTTTTTTAGCAACTTCTTGATAGAGATTTGATATCATGTTCATATTAGACTTTACAAAGAATATTTCAAGACAAAAAATCAATATAAGGGTTATTATTTCTTTTCTTCTAATTTGTATCCAACTCCCTTCACTGTTTTTATATTTTTAGAAATACTAACTATTTTATCCCTCAGTTTGGATATGTATATATCTACAGATCTGTCTCCAGTATAGTAGTTGGTGTTCCACACTTTGTCCAAAATCTTTTCCCTAGAGAGAACAAGGTTTTTATTTCTTATGAGAAGGTGCAGAAGATCGTACTCTTTTTTAGACAGTTCTATCTCCTCTCCATTTTCTGTAACAAGATGTCGGTCGTCGTCTACCACAACATTTTTAAAAACGTATTTTTTAGACACCTTCGTCCCAGTATCCAAGAATTTTTTGGCTCTCAGTATCAGTTCTCTTGGATCAAAGGGTTTTTTCATATAGTCATTAGCGCCTATTTCGAGCCCATCTAGAACATCCTCTATCTCGGTTTTGGCAGTCAGCATTATTATCCCAGGATTTCCATACTCTTCCGGAAGTTCTCTTACTATTTTTGTAAAATTTTTACCATCTAAACTAGGTAGCATAAGATCCAATACAACTAAGCCATGTTTTGATTTTTTCAAGAGCCTAAGCCCCTCTAGACCATCTGAAGCAGTCTCAACCTCGTAGCCTTCTTTATTAAAAAAATAACTTACTAACTGCTGTATTTCAAGGTCATCTTCAACTATTAATACTCTCACATAGCCCTCCTAAAATAAAGTCTTATATAATCATATTTATATTATTTTTCTTAAATAGTTCTTTTGTCAATTTTTTTAATTTGAAATTATATGTAGATTTCCCATAGTTGCCATTATAATGATTCTTGCACACTTTGCATATCAATAAAAAGAATAGATAATTTTTTTAGCCTCACTTATTCCTTGTAAGCTCAAAAATATTATCTCATTGTTATTTTTTTGAATTCCAGTATCATTTTCATCAATTCTTTAGAATACTATTTAAAGCATATTTTTATATCTTACACAAAAAAAAGAAAAAAGGCAACGGAGATTATCCGTTGCCTTTAAAAACTACATTTTATGTTTTGGGAAATAATGTGTGTGAAGAAGTTCGTGGGATTTATGTCCGCATGGCTCTCCTAGATGCTTTTCATAAATCTCTTTTATGTATTGGTTCTCATGTGATTTTCTAAGCGGTTTTCCAGCATCGATGGCATTTATTCCTGCCGTTCTTTTTTCTATGATTGAGAAATCTCCACCATGGAAAGGCTGTCCTCCTCCACCTACACATCCACCTTTACATGCCATTATTTCAATTGCATGTAATGTTTCTTCTCCAGATCTTATCTTGTCTAGAAGCTCTCTTGCCGCTCCAAGACCGTGGGTGATCCCTATTCTTAAATTGACTCCAGCCACAGGTACTTCAGCTATCCTTACGCCTTCCATCCCTCTCAACTGTTCAAAATCAACATTCTCAAGAGTTTCCCCTGTAACCATTTCATAAACGGTTCTTGTTGCAGCCTCTATAACTCCTCCGGTTCTTCCGAAGATATCCGCAGCACCAGTTGAAGCTCCTAGTGGATTGTCAAACTCACCTTCTTCAAGATCGTTAAAGTTGATGTTTGCCTGTTTTATAAGTTTAGCAAGTTCTCTTGTAGATAGAGAATAGTCTACATCTGGATTTCCGTTTTTGTCAGCAAATTCTGGTCTTGATGCTTCATATTTTTTAGCAAGACAAGGCATGATAGATACTACGATAAGGTCGTTTCTATCGATCCCCTCTTCCTTTGCCCAGATATTTTTAGCAACTGCACCAAACATCTGTTGAGGCGATTTAGCTGTAGACGGTACTTCAAGCATATCAGGGTAGTTGTGCTCTATGAACTTAACCCATGCAGGACAGCAAGATGTAAGGATTGGTAAATTGGCATCTTTATCTCCAGCAAGGAATTTTTCAAGTCTTCCCTTGAACTCTGTACCTTCTTCCATTATTGTAAGGTCTGCAGCCCAGTTAGTGTCAAACACATTATCAAAACCAAGGCTTCTTAAAGCTGTTACCATTTTAGCTGTTACGTCTGTTCCTGGTTCGTACCCGAACTCTTCTCCAAGAGCAACTCTTACTGCAGGAGCAACTTGTACAACTACTTTCTTAGCTGGGTTTGAAATATCTTTTACTAGTCTCCATGTATGGTCGGCTTCATGAAGCGCCCCTACAGGACATACAGCGACACACTGTCCGCAGTATGTACATACAGTATCTTCTAGGTCTTGCTCAAATGCAGGAGCAACAACTGCTTCGAACCCTCTGTTAACTCCAGAAAGAACCCCACAGGTCTGGATTACGTTACACATAGTTTCACATCTTCTACACATGATACATTTATCTATATCTCTGATTATAGAAGGGGAAATGTCCTGTCTGTATTTTGATTCTTTACCTTGGAATCTTACTTCTCTTACACCGAATTGAATTGCAAGGTCTTGAAGATCGCATTCTCCATTTTTAGAACAAGCTAGGCAATCTTTCGGATGGTCAGAAAGAAGAAGTTCTAAAACTGTTTTTCTTTTTTGCATTACTTTCATTGAGTTTGTAGTTACTACCATTCCATCATACACAGGGGTTGCACATGCCGGTGCAAGATTTCTTCTTCCCTCTACCTCTACAACACAGACTCTACATGAAGCGCAGTCATTTTTATAATCTGCCCCCCCCATCTGAAGATGACAGAGAGTAGGAATTGTTATTCCCACTGATTTAGCAGCTGCAACTATTGTTGCACCCTTAGGCGCTTCTACTGCTTTCCCATCTATAATAAGCTTTACTATTTCCATTCGCCCGATTCACTCCTTTTAATTTTGTCTTCCAAAACTAAGATTTATCCTCTATCAATAGCTCCAAATTTACATGTAGAATAGCAAGCTCCACATTTTATACATATACTTTGGTCGATTACATGCTTTTCTTTTACCTTACCAGCTATACAGTTAACTGGACATACTCTAGCACATGCCGTGCATCCGATACATTTATCGTTGATTGAGTATTGTAAAAGATCAGTACAAGCCCCAGCAGGACATTTTTTATCTACAACGTGTGCCACATACTCATCCCAGAATTGGTCTAGTGTTGAAAGTATTGGGTTTGGAGCTGTCTGTCCAAGTCCGCAAAGAGATGTATCTTTGATAGTCTCAGATAGTTCTTTTAGCAATTCAAGGTCTTCCATAGTACCTTTACCTTTTGTAATCTTATCTAGGATTTCATATAATCTTGTGTTACCTATTCTACATGGAGTACACTTTCCACAAGACTCTTCCACTGTAAATTCAAGGTAGAATTTAGATACTGCAACCATACAGTTATCTTCGTCCATTACGATCATTCCACCAGATCCCATCATAGATCCTTTTGCTAAAAGAGAGTCAAAATCAATTGGAGTATCTAGGTCTCTTTCAGTCAGACATCCACCAGAAGGTCCTCCTGTCTGAACAGCCTTAAACTTCTTCCCGTTTGAGATACCGCCACCAATTTCGAAAATTACTTCTCTTAAAGTAGTTCCCATAGGTACTTCTACAAGTCCTACGTTATTTATTTTTCCAGCAAGTGCAAATACTTTTGTTCCTGCAGATTTTTCAGTTCCTATAGCTTTAAACCATTCCCCACCATTTAAGATGATTTCAGGTATATTTGCAAAAGTTTCAACGTTGTTAACGTTTGTAGGTTTTCCCCAGTATCCTGATTCAGCTGGGAAAGGAGGTTTAGATGTAGGTTCTCCTCTTTCTCCCTCCATAGAATGGATAAGAGCAGTTTCCTCTCCACATACAAATGCTCCCGCACCGTATTTGATCTCTATATCAAAATCAAAACCTGAACCAAGAATATTTTTTCCTAAAAGTCCATATTCTCTGGCATCATCCATAGCTTTTTTCAATCTATTAATTGCTAGAGGATATTCTGCCCTGATATATACTAGACCTTTAGTTGCACCTGTAGAGTATCCACAGATAGCCATAGCCTCTATAACTGAATGAGGGTCTCCTTCAAGGATAGATCTGTCCATGAATGCTCCCGGATCTCCTTCATCTGCGTTACATACAACATATTTTTGATCTGCAGCATTGTTTGCAGCAAACTGCCACTTTAGACCAGTAGGGAATCCTCCCCCACCTCTTCCTCTGAGGCCAGATAATTTCATCTCATCGATTACTTCTTGAGGATTCATTTCATTAAGACATTTTCCTAATGCCATGTAACCTCTGTTACCTAGATATTCCTCTATATTTTCAGGATTAATAAGACCACAGTTTCTGAGAGCTATTCTCATCTGCTTCTTATAAAATTCCATGCTTTCACCTTCGTGAATTCTATTTCCAGTTTTCGGATCTCTATAAAGTAGAGTTTCTATTTTCTCGCCCTTTATTAAATCCTCTTCTACTATTCTTCCAGCATCCTCAGGCTTTACTTCAACATAAAATGTATTTTCAGGCATTATTTTTACAATTGGACCTTTTTCACAGAAACCGAAACATCCAGTTAATACTACCTCTACTTGATCCTCCATCCCTTTTTCCTTAAGGACAGTGTTGATATTATCCGCAATTTGTCTGCTCTTGGAAGAAAGACATCCTGTACCTCCACAAATTAGGACGTGCTTTTTATCTGACATCTAATTACCCCCTAAATTAATGATTACACTTTTTATTTCCGTCATTATCTACGAGAAAATTTTTTATTTTCTCTGTGTCTAAAATATATTTCTCTATTAGCTCTACAGCTTCCTTTGGTGTTATGTTTCCAAAAACAACATTCCCCATTTTTGGCATGATTATTTCTAGAGTAGGTTTTTCTCCAGAATATCCATAAAATTCCGTCTGAATAACAGCTACATCTTTGATATTATGATCTTTAAGATAATTTATTATCTCTATTGCTACTTCATCTGCAAGTTTTTTGGCTTCAGGCGTAGGTTGCCCTATTCCTATCTTAGCGACCTTGACATTTTCAAGATCTACTTCTTCTCATTTTTTTCTTACTTCGATAAGAGCTTCACACTCTTTATTCTTTTTCAAAAGCTCTTCATAAGATGCTATCTTTTTTGACATTAAGAAAACCTCCTTACCCTTTGGCTTTATAAGTGCTTAGTATTGTTTTTACATCTTTAGCTTCATCTTTACCAAAAACATCTTCACCCACAAGAACAACTGGCGCAAGTCCACATGCTCCTACACATCTTAGTGCATCGATTGAAAACATTCCGTCTGAAGTAGTTTCTCCAACTTCAATCCCCAGTTGTTTCTGGAAATCCTCTAGTACTTTTCCTGCTCCCCTTACATAACAAGCAGTTCCCATACATACTGAGATAGGGTATTTACCCTTTGGAGTCATTGTGAAAAACGAATAAAAGCTGACAACTCCGTAAACTTTGGCTAGCGGTAAATCCAATCTTTCTGCTACAAATGACTGAATCTCTTTCGGTAAATATCCGAATATTTCCTGAGCCTTGTGAAGTACTGTGATTAATGCCCCTTGTTTATCATCAAGATTTAAGATAAACTCATCTAACTTTTTGAAGCACTCTTCCTTAAGTTGGTTTTTACAAGACATCTACATCCTCCCTTTCATTATATTATGTTAATATTGTAACAATGTTGTGTTCACATACTAGTCAAATAATACCGTAAATCAGAAATAAAATCAATTATAAAATTAAAAAAATAAAATTTTTATTAAAAAACATTATATAATATTACAGTATTTTTTCAATTTGCTTTACAAATATTACCTTTAATCCATATAAACTTTTGGATTTAAATATCGTTTCTTTC from uncultured Ilyobacter sp. includes these protein-coding regions:
- a CDS encoding NADH-quinone oxidoreductase subunit NuoF; translated protein: MSDKKHVLICGGTGCLSSKSRQIADNINTVLKEKGMEDQVEVVLTGCFGFCEKGPIVKIMPENTFYVEVKPEDAGRIVEEDLIKGEKIETLLYRDPKTGNRIHEGESMEFYKKQMRIALRNCGLINPENIEEYLGNRGYMALGKCLNEMNPQEVIDEMKLSGLRGRGGGGFPTGLKWQFAANNAADQKYVVCNADEGDPGAFMDRSILEGDPHSVIEAMAICGYSTGATKGLVYIRAEYPLAINRLKKAMDDAREYGLLGKNILGSGFDFDIEIKYGAGAFVCGEETALIHSMEGERGEPTSKPPFPAESGYWGKPTNVNNVETFANIPEIILNGGEWFKAIGTEKSAGTKVFALAGKINNVGLVEVPMGTTLREVIFEIGGGISNGKKFKAVQTGGPSGGCLTERDLDTPIDFDSLLAKGSMMGSGGMIVMDEDNCMVAVSKFYLEFTVEESCGKCTPCRIGNTRLYEILDKITKGKGTMEDLELLKELSETIKDTSLCGLGQTAPNPILSTLDQFWDEYVAHVVDKKCPAGACTDLLQYSINDKCIGCTACARVCPVNCIAGKVKEKHVIDQSICIKCGACYSTCKFGAIDRG
- a CDS encoding NAD(P)H-dependent oxidoreductase subunit E — encoded protein: MSCKNQLKEECFKKLDEFILNLDDKQGALITVLHKAQEIFGYLPKEIQSFVAERLDLPLAKVYGVVSFYSFFTMTPKGKYPISVCMGTACYVRGAGKVLEDFQKQLGIEVGETTSDGMFSIDALRCVGACGLAPVVLVGEDVFGKDEAKDVKTILSTYKAKG